The Candidatus Hydrogenedentota bacterium genomic interval GATTTCCACACCATCGGACCGCTCGAAACTAGGGGTCAAACAATCTGAGAGCGCTGCTCCGGACGCCAGACTTTGCCGACGTAGGCAATATCCGGAATGGGGCGTTCGCCTTCCACGGTTCCGGCTTCAACGATCAGGGTTTGATCTTCGCTGTCGTTCATCCGCGTTTTCAGTGCCTCGATAAGCTCCAGTCTTTCCCGGGGATTGAGCTGGCAGCAGAAGACGGAATATTGCACACGTTCGCCCCAGCCGCGCATGAGTTTGAAGACCCGTGCACGGCGTCTGTCGTCCGGGATATCGTATGAGATCAGATAAAAACGGCGCATGACGAACCCTTCAGCGTGTGGTGATGCCTGAGTATGACGGAATTTCGCCGCGAAGGACTTTGGCAAGCAGTTTCGCTTGTACGCGGATCACGGAACGCCATGAACAGCGGTAGTCGAACACGGGGTGGGTGATCATCTGGTCGAGACGCAGTTCATAGGCGCGGATCAGCGCTTTGCGCGCGGAGTCGTTCATGGCGCAGCCGGCGGGACTGATGACAAAATCGGGCAGTGCCACCATGCCGGTGTTGATGGCGGAAAGAACCGATGAATCAGCGACCAAGGGGCGGAACTCTTCCATGAGGTCGAGCGCCAGCGCGGGACGCCCGTGGCGCGGACGGTGCAGGAACCCCCAGAAGGGGTCCAGGCCTTCGGCGAGCAGGGCGACCGTCGTCTCTTTGGCGAGCAGGGCGTACGCGAATGAGAGCATCGCGTTGACCGGATCCTTTGGAGGGCGGCGATTACGCGATGTCGGCGAGAAGTTTCCACGGGCCGGACCTTCAGTAAGCATGGTGCCGAAATTGGCGAAATAGAGCGAGGCGAT includes:
- the cas2 gene encoding CRISPR-associated endonuclease Cas2, with the translated sequence MRRFYLISYDIPDDRRRARVFKLMRGWGERVQYSVFCCQLNPRERLELIEALKTRMNDSEDQTLIVEAGTVEGERPIPDIAYVGKVWRPEQRSQIV
- the cas1 gene encoding CRISPR-associated endonuclease Cas1 — protein: QFAAAADDGRRLTLARAFVRAKALNQRTLLRRNTTSDIDAPLADMRRLIAQIDACADVDQLMGVEGSIASLYFANFGTMLTEGPARGNFSPTSRNRRPPKDPVNAMLSFAYALLAKETTVALLAEGLDPFWGFLHRPRHGRPALALDLMEEFRPLVADSSVLSAINTGMVALPDFVISPAGCAMNDSARKALIRAYELRLDQMITHPVFDYRCSWRSVIRVQAKLLAKVLRGEIPSYSGITTR